From Lolium perenne isolate Kyuss_39 chromosome 5, Kyuss_2.0, whole genome shotgun sequence, a single genomic window includes:
- the LOC127299390 gene encoding uncharacterized aarF domain-containing protein kinase At5g05200, chloroplastic produces the protein MAAARGAASRSPLLLHHHLHQVPSGGVGCLRVGSLGPGRDSSSRRRLRGGVRIFARYSSSAQDFSSRLQDRAGELPKLVEDLLQTSISTGPRGAFRMAQGIQALLGVGGEWLNDFSKTANTSAGIPAQMRLGLLSPLYLRRLFERMGATYIKLGQFIASAPTFFPPEYVEEFQNCFDRAPPVPYNEIESILLEELQRPLDSVYEYIDPVPVASASIAQVHGARLKNSQKDVVIKVLKPGIEDTLVADLNFIYVVARVLEFLSPELERTSLVAIIKDIKESMLEEVDFRKEAVNMEAFQRYIEAMGFDRQAKSPFVYRHCSTKRVLTMERLYGVPLTDLDSIRSLVPDPELTLVTALNVWFGSLISCESFHADVHAGNLWLLRDGRVGFIDFGIVGRISPSTWAAMEIFLASFATEDYKAMASALSEMGATGNDIDVNSFAKDLQKIFSSLQELDTEIIVAAARSSDATAVSANVVVDERQMNALFLDLVRVSESYGLKFPREFALLMKQLLYFDRYTRLLAPSMNMLRDERINITSNQQTIRMD, from the exons ATGGCAGCCGCTAGGGGTGCGGCGTCTCggtcccctctcctccttcatcacCACCTCCACCAG GTGCCGTCAGGCGGGGTAGGCTGCCTGAGGGTGGGCTCACTCGGGCCCGGACGGGATAGCAGTAGCAGACGGCGCCTCCGGGGCGGTGTTAGGATCTTCGCACGCTACTCCTCTTCCGCACAAGATTTCTCCAGTCGTCTCCAAG ATAGAGCTGGCGAATTGCCGAAATTGGTTGAAGATCTTCTCCAGACGTCTATTAGCACGGGGCCTCGAGGTGCCTTCAGGATGGCGCAAGGGATCCAAGCTCTCCTTGGTGTTGGTGGGGAGTGGCTGAATGACTTCTCGAAG ACAGCTAACACGTCAGCAGGAATTCCAGCTCAGATGCGGCTTGGTTTGCTTTCTCCTCTTTACCTCAGAAGGCTTTTTGAACGCATGGGTGCAACTTATATCAAGCTAGGTCAG TTCATAGCGTCTGCGCCAACTTTTTTCCCTCCAGAATATGTTGAAGAATTCCAGAACTGCTTTGACCGAGCACCACCTGTTCCATATAATGAGATCGAGTCGATATTGCTTGAGGAGTTGCAGCGGCCATTGGATAGTGTGTATGAGTACATTGATCCCGTACCAGTAGCCTCTGCTTCAATAGCACAG GTTCATGGGGCTAGGTTGAAGAACTCTCAGAAGGATGTGGTGATTAAAGTCCTAAAGCCTGGTATTGAAGATACTTTGGTTGCCGATCTGAATTTTATCTATGTTGTTGCACGTGTTTTGGAGTTTCTAAGCCCTGAGTTAGAAAGGACATCACTG GTTGCTATCATCAAGGATATAAAGGAATCAATGCTTGAAGAAGTTGATTTTAGAAAAGAGGCTGTAAATATGGAAGCTTTCCAGAGATACATCGAAGCAATGGGATTTGATAGGCAGGCCAAGTCTCCATTTGTGTATCGGCACTGTAGCACAAAGCGTGTCTTAACTATGGAAAGATTGTATGGTGTTCCGCTCACTGATCTTGATTCTATAAGGTCTCTTGTTCCTGATCCTGAGTTGACTTTAGTCACTGCCCTCAATGTCTG GTTTGGAAGCTTGATTTCATGTGAATCCTTCCATGCGGATGTGCATGCAGGAAACCTGTGGTTGCTTCGTGATGGGCGTGTTGGATTTATTGATTTTG GAATTGTGGGCCGAATATCCCCAAGTACTTGGGCTGCTATGGAGATCTTTTTGGCTTCTTTCGCAACTGAGGATTACAAGGCTATGGCATCTGCCCTTTCCGAAATGGGTGCTACAGGGAATGATATAGATGTTAATTCTTTTGCCAAGGACTTGCAAAAGATATTCTCATCACTACAG GAGTTGGATACTGAAATCATAGTCGCGGCAGCAAGAAGTTCTGATGCTACAGCTGTATCTGCTAATGTTGTGGTAGATGAGAGGCAGATGAATGCACTGTTTCTTGATCTG GTGAGGGTTAGCGAGTCATATGGGCTGAAATTTCCTAGGGAATTTGCTCTACTCATGAAGCAGCTTCTTTATTTCGATCGCTACACGAGATTGCTGGCTCCTAGCATGAACATGCTGCGAGACGAGAGGATCAACATTACCTCCAACCAACAGACCATAAGAATGGATTGA
- the LOC139831262 gene encoding uncharacterized protein produces the protein MAGGRSPPELFPTDTSSPGEDAEAPLRRQRVRYTSELYAELAALLPGIPPRASQVAILDAAVAHLKVLEDTAGVLESYRALQHDAEPGRRCAGVEVASREAVCFAARLPAGAARPGALTRVLEAFDRRGVEVLAATMTRRGDGAAQVTVTAAPAAPEVTESIKAEIAGIE, from the exons ATGGCCGGAGGGCGTTCACCACCGGAGCTGTTCCCCACCGACACCAGCTCGCCGGGGGAGGATGCTGAGGCTCCCTTGAGGCGGCAGCGCGTGCGGTACACGTCCGAGCTCTACGCCGAGCTGGCCGCGCTGCTCCCCGGCATTCCCCCTCGG GCGAGCCAGGTAGCGATCCTGGACGCGGCGGTGGCGCACCTGAAGGTGCTGGAGGACACGGCGGGCGTGCTGGAATCGTACAGGGCGCTCCAGCACGACGCGGAGCCCGGGCGCCGCTGCGCGGGTGTCGAGGTGGCGTCCCGGGAGGCGGTCTGCTTCGCCGCGCGGCTGCCGGCGGGAGCGGCGCGGCCGGGCGCGCTGACGCGCGTGTTGGAGGCGTTCGACCGGCGGGGAGTGGAGGTCCTGGCGGCCACGATGACGAGGCGCGGGGATGGCGCCGCACAGGTCACGGTCACCGCGGCCCCCGCGGCGCCGGAGGTCACGGAGAGCATCAAGGCGGAGATCGCCGGCATTGAGTGA